The sequence CAGTGCTCCACTGTGCATTGTGGAGCACTACATACTTGTAAGTTCAGGTAAAGGGAATTATTTTAGCATTATAGGCTGTAACCCATTCAGAATTTGGTTAATTCTCCAAGCATTACCATTATTGGAACATTACCCCTTGCCATTGTGTAGCATTTATTACATCATTTGATGCTGTTAAGAGAGTACAAGTATAGAGATTGTAGTCGTTTGCTTATTCAACTACGTGAGGCAAGAGCCGAGAGTTACAATCAAGACATGTTAATGCATTAAGAAATCATTTTCatgggaaatttttttttaaatatgtcatttttttcaATGATGAGTTTTAAGGAATACAATTAGTGACTGCAAGAAGACTTTATTATTTGacaacatttattttagaaatgtaaatCTGTTAAATCATGTGATGCAGAATATacttttttgtcaaattttgcCATGTTGAACTGAAGATATTGGGTGAATCAAttatgtttgtttcatttcaattattatgtttcatttatttcataactGAATATGACAACACATTTTGTTTCATATGCACACCTTTTGTctactttaaaatacaaaattaggtagtatttaattaaattccttcaaattaattcacaaaaataatgtgcttttttgtttttttattttaacttcattcgtacaggaaaaaaaaataacaaatgcatCCATTAAAGTTAGACTAATAATCTTTTCATATATTAATCCAATTACCTGTGGTGCTAAATccacgattttttttttaaagcatcttgAGAAATATTTGGTATGAATAAAGCAGCATGAATGAGCATGTTAATGAATAGTATTATTCAGCTAATAGATGTCCTTTCCAATCCACCCATTGCGAGTCCACACAGTCTATTTCATGTttctatgaaaaataaaaacaataattttctttatttaaaggaTTTCTTTGGATAAATTATTTTCCTCACTGTAATTTACCTCCTGTGTATCgtacagaagaggaaaaaaagacATAATGCATTTGCACAATACATACTGATTAATTTTCCAATGAATGTATTTCATGTTAGattttaaaatagtaaattaCTGGTTTGAATTAAgctgtattgttaaaaaaaaaagtcaaagtcaACACCTTTAATATAACACTTCAACACTTAACACCTTTAATATTATGTGCTTTAGCAAAttttgacagcattattagaaAACTCATGTATTCACACATGCAATcagtttataaaaaatacaacatttagaTAAAACAAGACAGGTCACTTAGCTTGACAACAATATCAACAacagtaattaaatataatttgtttccAACAGGAACCAAGATGGTTTCATTGATCGCGAGGAGTTTGGGGATATCTTGCATGCCACTGGTGAGCCGGTGGCAGAGGAAGACATAGATGAGCTCATGGCCGATGCGGACACGAACAAAGATGGAAAAATTGATTTTGATGGTAAAtgttattctgtttttctgtgtCGCCCTCATAAATGTTCTAAAAAGGGGTTTTCATAGTGAAGCATTCGAAGACCCATTTTATATTCCCCAGAGAACAGTTTTTTAAAGAACCATTATTGTCCATTTAGAAGatttaattaatatgaataatctttTGCACCTTTTGTGCACTGTCCATGGATGTGAAAGTTCTCTttcaatgatattttatttttattgtgttaaactatatacaaatataaatacgtATGTTCCCATGGGGATTTCCTGACCTCCATTTGTCCATTTGATAAGTATCAAAGTAtgaaaaaaacagtaatattttataataggCTCTTATCATTGACAGACTGCTTAAATTGTGTAGAGATGCGTGAGATATTTCAGGAAATGAACCTGTACACTATTGCATCCCAGGAAATGAATGTGCACGATATTTCATCCCACCACATGATTTTtcatctcttttttaaattttcattCCAGAGTTTCTCAAAATGATGGAGAACGTCCAGTAAGAAAAATTCCATTCCATCCCCTCCAACCGCAACTGAAAGCAGTCAAGATATTCAAGAGAAACTGAGTGAGGCTtttgaagaaaaagaaaacaatgagACAAATCGGTAACAGTTATGATAGTATGAAATTTGCTTTGAGCAACAGAGAAAATTATAGATGAGTGGTACCTTCTCGGCGATGTTCCTCAAGGACCGCACTGTGATAGTGTCTATAAATAACCATTCAAACCATTTAAGAGGAAACCACTTACCCCTCACCCCAGCTGTCCTCCACTACACCTGCTTCTTCCCAAGACATTCTCCAGCCCTCTGGCCACGTCCCCTCACCCTTTGCTGTTTTAAAATAGCCCTGTTACAGTATTTACCTCAGAAGCAGACTTCATGCTGTGTTGTCATGGTGATAAGAAATCTCTTATTTTTCCAACTGTATCTTTGCAAATTGATTAAAAAGGCACCTTTGACTTATATGCTTCTATATTTTGGggatattttgcttttattttgatatCCAAAATAGTATTGTGTGGTTTTAgctcatttacagtattttaaaaagtagaaatGCAATTTCAAGTCTAAAAGTGGTTATTACAAGGCCAAATATCTCAGTTCTGGTAGCTATTACTGAGACTCATGTGTTCTTCTGACACACCCCGCCAATACTTTCACTACTCCCCATCAGAAAAACAAGATCAGCCCGCCATCATGGTTTCCAGTTTCCCTGGTCCAAAATAGACAACACTTTGAGCTTCCAGCAGATCCGTAGTGTTGTCGTTTGTATTTATGTTGGTCTCTTCTTTTCATACTTTAGAAGAAAGGTCATGAAAAAGATCAATTTCGAATCCCAAAGACCATTTGTGCCAGTAGTAAAATAAGTTGAGATTGGAGGCAAAAGGTCAGATTTCCATGTTTTCTTCTTACGGCGGAAAAAGCCAGTTGATTCTTCAGGTCATACTGTACTGTTGGAGGTGTAATCTCATGCCACTGCTGTAGATGCAATGATTTCTGAACTTCTCTGCTCGCCTTTTAAATCACTCCATTTCTCCTGGAAAGTATAGGGTCTGTAACCCCCTCCTTCTCAAACGTCCTCATGATTCTTCGCTCAGGAAGCACATGCCTTAGATGGAAACTGGGGTTTAGGCTCTTTGGGATTTGGGGTACCTGTGTCGCCATTTGTGTTGTTGGGTTCTGGGTGGAGATCTAAATCAACTGCTATTCAGGGCACAGCGAAGATTTGCAACACAGCACCTTCCCAGGAGGTTTAGGGTTTCTTGGCTTGACTAAAATGGGAGAGGTGTAGAACGCTCTCGCCTCTCaccattttaaaattcattttccatctgcacacatacatataaatatttcatttattttctttccggcttagtccctacatataaatattaatacacatcaattattattacattttgggCAAACTTATGTTACATGTTTAAAAGTATAAAAACTCATTAGAGCAGTACCTACACTGTCAaatttatatgatcaattagtcaacacagcatatgtttttagttcattgtaacttattaaactaggTAATCATGTTCTAAGTTAATTTTATAAATctcgcaagctgttttaagtcagtttaacataatatatgttTAATGGACTCAGAAGGGGTATTTTGATTacgcttaaaaatttaaggcaaccaggatttttttacagtgtactcaaaAGGTTATCTTGCTCTtttgaggtactaatatgtaaattTTAGGAAGCGATTAGGTCTTTAGCTTTTGAGGTGAATTAATGAAAAGCTTTTACCAAATCTGGATGTCATTAGTAAATTCAACAATTCAGTAAACACAGTATTAGctttttcaactgtatatattctcaTTTACAAGAGTGACCCGGCCAAGAGGTCTAAAACACACAGCTTcatgaaagaaaaggaaaaagaaaagtagttttgaagaaaaagaaaatgaagttttccagttttgtcttttagcgataaaaattacaatgcaaaaaCACATGTACTGAGAAATGGATTCCTATTGTTTGGTGTGTAAGATAGAACGACATGATTCAATTGAGATAAGTTCAGACATTTTCAGTTCAGACTGAAGAATATTCCAAGATGAGGGGGTGGCATGACCAAAGACTCGCTTCCCTATTTCAGTCCGAACCCACGGAACAGTCAAATGATAAATGCCACCTAAACATAGTTCATAGTGGCTTTTTATTAGCATAACCATTTTGTTGTGTCTTTCATCAGTTCCTCCAACAAACACAGGCCTGCAGCAGAATAACAGTTACCATTTTCCTGTATTCTTGAAGTCTGTTCTTTAAGTGTACTCATTTCTCATTTCTATTGGCTTGTGGGAGCCGCCGAACCCTAAAAGTTCAGGATTCTAAATCTGGAGGTCTGTGGGCGGGTCTTGGGTGGCCTGTTTAAAGTGTGTCAGAACTGTCACTTGATGTCTAGTCTTTCTGTTGGGGTGCGAGCGCGTTGACCACTGCTTGTCTCGTGGATATAAGTGAGGGAAGCTAAACCACAACCATGGTAAGAGTTTAAATAATCTAAGCAGTCAGTTTTGCTGAGGAAAGCATGAAAACAAATGTGCAAATGGCCTGTTAATCAAAGAGTAATCAAATGTAATAGAgcaatgtatattatatatatctgtCATTATTAATTAAGGATTATGTaatgatacattttattaatgGTTTCCTTGCAGCTTTGCTCGTCTAATACTTCATAATAGGAAATAAAAAAGGGAATCCTTCAGTTATgataatttttaaaatgctattgatcagaaaatagaaaaataggtcatatttaaatgtctttattctttatttttgtcattttttaatattGACATAATCTGAGCATAACTATTAGGTGTCAAATTTAGTTTATATACTGTCAGATTTTGTTTGCAACACTAAACCTTCTTTAAATCTTTTTCCTAAACCAAGAAAATGGTCTAGCTGTCACAAGCAAAGTATGATAAATCTgttacaaataacaaaaaaaatctagatGCCCTAAGCTATAATCATGTttccaataaatataaataatttttccaATAATAACTCAATGGTTTTCCactattttaaatttaaactgattggatcatttaaatattttggtaAGCTACTACTGTGTGCTTAAAAGTTGGAAAAGTGGTAAATGTGTGAAGACAGATTTCCTGCTATTTGATACATGAAGCTGATCAGCAGGCTAGTTTAAGTGGGCTAACTAAATGCTGAGGCGACACATTCCAAGGATCCAGTTTCTTAACTACCATTTACAGTCACTGACTGCTGGGATAACGTCTTAAGCCTTAAAATAGCTGCAAAACTTTCCTGGACGCCACCTGCTGTGTGCAAGACCCACAACCCAGTAGTAATGCATGCATATTATCAGGAAAACAAAgactaataataatgacaaattcccagtcacaatatatatatatatatatatatatatatatatatatatatatatatatatatatatatatatatatatatatatatatatatatatattcttattcaTCATATTAATGGACTGTTCTGCACATTTCTAAATTAgccatgcattttttaaataataaaactgcaGTAACCATGTTTTTTGCTGCATCTTCCCTTTCTTTAGCTACccacagttttactacaaatacaaTGGTAAATCTATGATTAGAGTTGCAAAACCCTGGTTAATGTGTGGTTATTTCGTAGGTTATGGCAATTTCTATAgttttgaaatctaaacatttgctgtggtatttgtaataaaatggtggttataaaaatgtaattcagtacttcaaaaaaacattattatccTAATGTTACCATAGAATATTTAGGCCATCTGATACTAACCGTTCATAATGTAACAACCTGTTGCTTCACAGACTGACGCGCAACAGGAGGCCCGCTCATATCTGAGCGAGGAAATGCTTGCCGGTGAGTGATCTATATACAAAGAGAAAGATGTATTCCACGTCTTTGTTTTGTATTAACCCGTACGCGTCTGTTTTAAAGAGTTCAAGGCTGCCTTCGACATGTTCGACACTGACGGTGGCGGTGATATCAGCACCAAGGAGTTGGGTACTGTCATGAGGATGTTGGGTCAGAATCCAACCAGAGAGGAGCTGGAAGAAATCATCGAGGAGGTCGATGAAGACGGTAAACAAAATGCCACAGCTTGAAATGTGTACACAcatcattttatataatattatatagccCAAAAATTTGAACTAAGCAAGCTTATTTTCATCCGCTGCGTTGTCACGTGTCTGCCCGTAAACACGGATTACATTCTCAGCTCGGCCGCAAGGGGCGACACAGACGGTCTGACATTCTTTCAGGcaaaaatattgaacaatgtGATAAGAATTTCACTGCGAAAATTAAAGCTACAAGAGCAACTTACCTCAAAATCAATACATTGTTTTAAACCCTTAAATGTTTAATGATATTAGGCTAGTCTACAGTACATATTCGGACCAGAAGATAAGCTTTTAGCATATTTAGCAATATCCTGCAATGTCCTCCAATGTTCATTGCAATATAAAATGtcctaatattttattttcaattatcaagtttttaaaaaacatattttacctTGTGGAATTGAATGAATATTGTTCTTGTTCTGTAGTAAATGTCTGCTGATAATACGATGatctgtattttattaaattattacatgAATTGAAACACAGACATTCTTTTACCTATTTCCTTGTGAAAAGTTTGATGGTAAATTTAAGAAGGAGATCTTTTTGAGTAAGGAGGTGGAGGGACCTGAGATATTTCTTTAAGGGTTGACATTAcaactaaaaatgaatataattttataagCTCCTTCAGGCCAATTCAAGAGCACATATCGTGTGCTCAAACTCTTTGTTTGTATGTTTCCTTAAAGTATGTTTCTGTCTACATACACTCTGATAGTTAAGTTTTAagtataaaatgcaaaaaattaaGATATGCAATAACTATTGTACTCACTGGAAACTTTAGGCAGCGGCTCCATCGACTTTGAGGAGTTCTTGGTCATGATGGTGAGACTCCTTAAGGAGGACCAGGCTGGCAAGAGCGAGGAAGAGTTGGCCGAATGCTTCCGTGTGCTGGACAAGTAAGTCATTCGATATGTGCACCTGTTTGTGAATGTGACTCAAGCACACTTGATCAAACGCAACATTGTGAATCTGCAGGAATGGCGATGGCTACATCGACAGAGATGAGTTTGCTGAGATCATCCGCAGCACTGGTGAATCCATCTCAGAGGAGGAGATCGATGAGCTGCTTAAAGACGGAGACAAAAACAACGATGGCATGCTGGACTTTGATGGTATGATGGTTTATAAAGTGCATTTCGTTTTATTTATGAACatatatagaaatctgatatatggaaatatatgcaaattacatatgatatacaagttcatatttggatttcacatatataaactGTTACATAgtgtatatgcaacatatattttaaaatattacaaaaaatggccacttacatatattttattccaACCACTATAGTTTCAAATATGTACAAACATCATATATACGTGACagatatgcaacatatatttcgaAATATTGCTTTCATATATATTTTCAAGCATTGGAATTTGAAATATGTACTCACATGTTCACAAATATGTCATATATAGGCACACATGCATAACATTAGCTAATAagctaatatatttaaacatacagttgaagtcagaattattagcccccctgaattattagccaccctgtttatttttttccacaaattctgtttaacggagagtagatttttttcaacacatttctaaacataatagttttaatagcttatctttgataactgatttattttatctttgccatgatgacagtaaataatatttgactagatatttttcaagacactcggatacagcctaaagtgacatttaaaggcttaactaggttaattaggttaactaggcaggttagggtaattaggcaagttattgtataacgatggtttgttctgtagactatcagaaaaatatataacttaaaggggctaataattttgaccttaaaatgttttttaaaaattaaaaactgcttttattcttgccgaaataaaacaaataagactttcttcagaagaaaaaatattatcagacatactgtgaaaatttccttcttctgtaaacattatttgggaaatatttaaactgtatatgtaaatatttccaatttcaatggttaacaaaaaatatgaaagcaacattttgaaatatataatatatatttgaatatatgacatgtttttcaaatatgtgaaatccaaatatgaaatttatgtcataattaattcattatattatttgaataatatttcaaTTGAACACATTAGATATGTAACTTGCATATATTGCCACATACCAGACTTCTATGGGTACATACGTTGCACATGCATTCTGAACAGATATTGAGTCAACACTGTCTTTTTTTCCCAGAATTCCTCAAGATGATGGAGAACGTGCAGTAAAAACAGAGACTCATGGACATTCCTCTCCCCTTTCACCCCTGCCGACTGAATCCCTGCCCTCATAACGCCACTCAAACTCACTTTCCCCTTTTGTCCTCTTTCTGCCTCCATCTCACCTCCacagcagacagacagatgaacaccTGTGTGGGGTTTGCCAAGGCTGGGCTCCCACTGACCCTCATATGCAAGACCCAAGGAGCGAAGCTGTGGTGTGGTTCGCAGCTTCATGATGTTATGAAAGCGTGATATGTTCGCTAGAAACACATGCCATGGTAGACCCCTCATTTGTGGGTGTCTTTAGTCTAGATTTAGTCTAGATCAGCAGCTTGTTATCGCTGCATAGACCAATGCCAAAGCCACAGTCGCTTCACTGTATTTAAGAACGAACGCttgaaaacagaataaaaaataaaacaaatgttgtttaGTATTTTTGGCTTATATGATTTATTAAGATTTTGTTAATCCAGAGTCTCTGAGCCTGATTAGTTTACAATTTCTGtatatacagtgcctatagaaaatcatcaccCCTttgaaattattacatttatttgtcatattGCCTGATATCAAATAACATTCCAAATTACTTTTCCAGCTATTGAAATGTTTGTGAAGCCTTCTCCTAATCTGTccctttctacaactttatcccGAAGGTCCTTGAAAGCAGGGTGTAGAGTGAATAAAGGTAGATTTCcacagggtatgatgattttctataagcactgtatatatagaccaaaaacgttatatatatatatatatatatatatatatatatatatatatatatatatatatatatatatatatatatatatatatatatattagcagcaAGACCCCAACTCCAGATAATTTTACAAATACCCAAGtgctttaaatattttacattattatactCTGAAGTATAGTTATCCTCCACTGCACATATAGCTTTGcaacatgacatttattttttgtgtgctgTGAGTGTGTAAATCAGTAAATTGTGTCTTGTTTATCTGGTCAATGGCTGCTGAGTATTATTTGTAGCCTAGTAATGTAAAGTTCATACAGCATGTATGATTCATATGTACAACAAGAATGGATAGTGTCATTTGGATTCGAGCTACAGAATGCATAAGTGTGCTTGACTAAATTAAAGCGTCGCACACTAACAATGCAAATAATGGgtgatttatttctcatttttgtGAGGACTGACATGAAGATTATTACCAAACTTACTTTCATGCATGCATGTG comes from Danio aesculapii chromosome 23, fDanAes4.1, whole genome shotgun sequence and encodes:
- the tnnc2.2 gene encoding troponin C, skeletal muscle; translated protein: MTDAQQEARSYLSEEMLAEFKAAFDMFDTDGGGDISTKELGTVMRMLGQNPTREELEEIIEEVDEDGSGSIDFEEFLVMMVRLLKEDQAGKSEEELAECFRVLDKNGDGYIDRDEFAEIIRSTGESISEEEIDELLKDGDKNNDGMLDFDEFLKMMENVQ